One region of Camelina sativa cultivar DH55 chromosome 6, Cs, whole genome shotgun sequence genomic DNA includes:
- the LOC104791055 gene encoding uncharacterized protein LOC104791055, whose product MSEAGTEREKKSAASAEAHTRGNNTQQSSSSGYLKTILLVSFVGALAWVYQTIQPRPAKIVGSPGGAAVTSPRIKLRDGRHLAYKEFGIPRDEAKFKIIFIHGFDSCMHDSPFTHFLSPALVEELKIYTVSFDRPGYGESDPNLNGSPRSIALDIEELADGLGLGPKFYLFGLSMGGELTWACLNYIPHRLAGAVLVAPAINYWWRNLPGDVTSEAFSLMYPADQWALRVAHYAPWLTYWWNTQKWFSFSNVIAGNPIIFSRQDMEILSKLGFVNPNRAYTRQQGDYVSLHRDLNVGFSSWGFSPLDLQDPFPNKNGSVHVWQGDEDKFVPVKLQRCIVSKLPWIRYHEISGSGHLLLFVEGMTDKIIKSLLIGEEEVVSKSRKVSI is encoded by the exons GTTATCTGAAAACGATTCTACTGGTATCATTCGTTGGAGCTTTGGCATGGGTTTATCAAACAATCCAACCACGACCGGCTAAAATCGTCGGCTCTCCCGGTGGAGCAGCCGTGACATCGCCGAGGATCAAACTGAGAGACGGGAGACATCTTGCTTACAAGGAATTCGGAATCCCTAGAGACGAAGCTAAGTTCAAGATCATATTTATCCATGGCTTCGATTCTTGTATGCACGACTCGCCGTTCACCCATTTCTTATCGCCG GCTCTTGTGGAGGAATTGAAGATATACACTGTGTCTTTTGACCGTCCTGGTTACGGAGAGAGTGATCCTAACCTAAATGGGTCACCGAGAAGCATAGCATTGGATATAGAAGAGCTGGCTGATGGGTTAGGACTTGGACCTAAGTTCTATCTCTTTGGTCTCTCCATGGGTGGTGAACTCACTTGGGCATGCCTTAACTATATTCCTCACAG GTTAGCAGGGGCAGTACTTGTTGCTCCGGCGATTAACTACTGGTGGAGAAACTTACCAGGAGATGTAACGAGTGAAGCCTTCTCTCTTATGTATCCTGCAGATCAATGGGCACTTCGAGTTGCTCACTATGCTCCTTGGCTTACATATTGGTGGAACACTCAGAAATGGTTCTCTTTCTCCAATGTGATTGCTGGTAATCCCATTATTTTCTCTCGTCAGGACATGGAGATCTTGTCTAAACTCGGATTCGTCAATCCAAATCGG GCATACACAAGACAGCAAGGTGACTATGTAAGCCTACACAGAGATTTGAATGTCGGATTCTCAAGCTGGGGATTCAGTCCATTAGATCTTCAAGATCCATTCCCGAACAAGAATGGCTCGGTTCACGTATGGCAAGGCGACGAGGATAAGTTTGTGCCAGTGAAGCTTCAACGGTGTATCGTGTCAAAGCTGCCATGGATTCGTTACCATGAAATCTCTGGATCAGGACATTTGTTGCTGTTTGTGGAAGGTATGACTGACAAGATCATCAAGTCACTTTTGATTGGGGAAGAAGAGGTTGTTAGTAAGAGTAGAAAAGTCTCTATTTGA